In Candidatus Vicinibacter proximus, the following are encoded in one genomic region:
- a CDS encoding PKD domain-containing protein has translation MKNFLPVFFLMMILPFIGITQPGNTGFKIYGTVYNTDKEVVSGWDVLITGEQNAAWKIRTDKNGFYSQVVPFLKDPSSVYLIQVIDPCARPALVQKANGANGSEQHDFIICKQSAPNPCKIEFTFKQAANELWVEFIAQPQLKDAKYYWDFGDGQRGEGASIKHQYANSGSYKVTLKVSSPACIGDVVKEVEVKLLTAPPPNPPKTSFEAHCCGAIQILPTPVSTTAGGNSYKFYAKGDFKVLNVEWNFGDGDFGKGVEVVHTYKAPGKYRVTALIIGEECKVELNLWVIINQKVSPPSPCNYDFSYKTNGLNASFSLNSRVVPDKIQWSFGDGTNSNDLNPSHVFGKAGEYKVTLELVVNGEYCKVEKTH, from the coding sequence ATGAAAAATTTTCTCCCCGTTTTTTTTCTAATGATGATCCTTCCATTTATTGGGATCACACAACCGGGCAACACCGGGTTTAAAATATACGGTACCGTATACAATACAGACAAGGAAGTGGTTTCGGGTTGGGATGTTTTGATCACCGGAGAGCAGAATGCAGCATGGAAAATCAGAACGGATAAAAATGGATTCTATTCACAGGTGGTTCCTTTTCTCAAAGACCCATCCTCTGTTTATTTAATTCAGGTTATTGACCCTTGTGCCCGTCCTGCCTTGGTTCAGAAAGCAAATGGTGCCAATGGATCTGAGCAGCACGACTTTATAATTTGCAAGCAAAGTGCACCAAACCCTTGTAAAATTGAGTTCACTTTTAAACAAGCAGCAAATGAATTGTGGGTTGAATTTATAGCTCAGCCACAATTGAAAGATGCTAAATATTATTGGGATTTTGGGGATGGTCAAAGAGGTGAGGGAGCCAGCATTAAGCATCAATATGCAAATTCAGGATCTTATAAAGTTACCCTTAAAGTTTCCTCTCCGGCTTGTATCGGAGATGTGGTTAAGGAAGTAGAAGTGAAACTGTTGACTGCACCCCCACCTAATCCTCCAAAGACAAGTTTTGAAGCACATTGCTGTGGAGCCATCCAAATACTTCCAACACCTGTATCTACTACTGCGGGCGGAAATTCTTATAAATTTTATGCAAAGGGAGATTTTAAAGTCCTTAATGTGGAATGGAATTTTGGTGATGGCGATTTTGGCAAGGGAGTTGAAGTGGTACATACCTATAAGGCACCTGGTAAGTATAGGGTAACTGCTTTGATAATTGGAGAAGAATGTAAAGTGGAATTAAATTTATGGGTAATCATAAATCAGAAAGTAAGTCCTCCTTCACCATGTAATTATGATTTCAGTTATAAAACCAATGGACTAAATGCGTCATTTAGTTTAAATTCAAGAGTGGTGCCGGATAAAATCCAGTGGTCTTTTGGGGATGGAACGAATTCAAATGATTTAAATCCATCTCATGTTTTTGGTAAAGCAGGAGAATATAAAGTTACCCTGGAGTTAGTGGTAAATGGTGAATATTGTAAAGTTGAAAAA